The DNA sequence AGAAGATCAGCTGTAAGTTTAGTTGACTGAAGGCATAACTCCCTGAGTCGGCGCAGTGCCGTGACAAACCCAGGGAGTTCTAGTAACCTGCCCTGTAATTTCAGCGACCTAAGATAGCAGGGAGCTTTCAGTTCTTTCAGAAAGTCTTCAGAGCATCCGTCCAAATGGAGTGACAAAGAACGAGGATCATTGCTTGCATCCTTGTCGTCATGAATGAACTCCTGTATGGCCTTCTGAAGAATGGTCAATTTACTACTAGTTGCAGATGACTCACACCAGATCTTTACCTTCCGCAATTTTTTCATATGACCCATAAGTTCTGCAAATCCGTCACTTTCATCTACAAGAAATCCTGCCAGTGTCTGCACTTTACATTTGGCTGAAGTAAGAAATTTCTGCAGTTCATCATTTATGGTTTTATCTGGAAGCTTGAATTTTCCAAAGAGATGAATTATATGGGGCAGCTGAATAACTTCAGTTGGAAGTATCTTTATATTCGTTCTCCTTAGGTTGAGTGTCTCCAAAAGTTTCAGTTGTTTTATCTCTTTGGGAAGGATGGTAACATTTTCTCCTAGGCTCAGATATTTAAGAAGCAATAAGTTGCATATTTCTCTGAGATGATCATTTTGCAAATCTGTACAGTCTTCGAGGTCCAAGACCCTTAGTAGTTGGTACTTGTTGAAATTCAACATAGTTTTACCTGCCTCCCCAAATACTATCAGAGATCTGATAACAGAGAGATCAATGTTCAAAGTGGCATCATCTGTAATAGTGTTGTGACGGAGAGAAACACGACGGGCATTTTTAGGGTGGAGCTCCCCTCCATCAAACAAAGTGATGAAGTTttcatagagagacttgagcgTAATGTACTCGTGCATCATGCCATAAGTTTTGCATGTTTTCACAATTGTGTTGTTGCTCACATCAATGGGTTCGATGATGTTCTGGTCCAAGAGTTTCTCGAAATTTTCAGCTGCAAGGTCAGTGCATAAATTTGTTGGCTGCAGAAATCCCTCAGCTAACCATTGCCTCTTTAGCCTTTTTGCCCTTACTGGATGATCACTTGGAAACATAGCAAAATACAGAAAGCAAGCTTTGAGAGCATGGCTAGGCAGACTGGTGTAGTCATGGATCAGCACCTTATGCATTCTGTCCAAAGTATCGTCACCACTCTGCAGATGGTAAAACCGTTCCTGGTTGCACACATCTTCACAGTCATGTCCTGTTGGCCAACTCTTTTTTCCCATGAATTGGCCAACGGTAGTCAGAGCGAGTGGTTGACCATCACATTTCTTCAAAATTGCTGCCAAATCAGGCCCCATGTACTCTGAATATTCCACCGGACAAGCTTCCTTCAGGAATAATTGCTTTGAATGTTTCTTGTCAAGTCTTGTCATTCTGTGAATATAGCCGTTGGTCGAGCTGCAACTTTTAGCCACTGACTTGATTTTCGTTGTCACCAATATTCTGCTGCTAACACCTCGAGGAAAGGCAGACTTTATAGTACTCCATTGATCTGACCGCATGTCATCAATTACAATGAAATACCTGGAATATTGTGAAATGAGAATACACAAATCAACAAAAACCGCCAACACCATAGTGATCAATGCGTGAAGGAAAGGTAATCATTTATTTTCATTTGACATCGTTCTCCTTCAGAAATAAATACATGTATTCTACAGTTAAAAAGAGTAATTGCTCCTTATTGTGGTATATATATTAGCATGTGCAGTATATATGGAGGCCACAATTCCAAGAGTGGCTTTTGCAGTTCTTTTATTAATCTCCTTAGTTTTATAAGAGCTGTAGGTAAAATTACTTACATATTTGAATAATTTTACTAAATCATTTGTGAATCCACAAATACATTTTTTACGGCAAAACTATCTGACTAGGATCTCTTTCTTGTAACTAAAGTCTCTGCATGCTGTCTAAAGTTGGCTTTAGAGAAAGATTTTCATAAAATTATTAAGTAGGCAACTGTCTTCTGTTGTCTAAGGGGTGGTTGAAAATTTCTTACCTCTTGTTATTTAGGAAGTTCCTTAGATCAGTACTAAGCTGGTAGACATCGGAGGTATCCGGTGGTGGTTTATGCAGTTCCTTGAGTAACTCTATTAAGAGCTTGCTCGGATCCCCATGCACTGCAGAAACCCATGCCCTTTCGTCGAATTGCTTGCCGATCATGCTGTTGTACAACTCCCGGGCAAGGATGGTCTTCCCCAATCCACAGAAGCCAACTATTGAGATCACTTTCAACTGCTTGGGTTGACCTTCAATTTCATTCAACTGCTCCAGAAGCTCCTCAAGGGGTGGCTTGATGCCAACCAAC is a window from the Sorghum bicolor cultivar BTx623 chromosome 5, Sorghum_bicolor_NCBIv3, whole genome shotgun sequence genome containing:
- the LOC8071583 gene encoding putative disease resistance RPP13-like protein 3, whose protein sequence is MEDPGLLSAFLDNLVSRLFSLAEEKYKLYKGFDGDLAFLKSELKMITSAIDEQLLGQDGQILRLSVEELRQLAHEMEDCIDHIMYDASWEQQQPWYCKMVNTGKKRKSRSQIGEEMQQLRCRLEEALQRQQRYSVSRPSTFQPAESSLNQHILPAELVGIKPPLEELLEQLNEIEGQPKQLKVISIVGFCGLGKTILARELYNSMIGKQFDERAWVSAVHGDPSKLLIELLKELHKPPPDTSDVYQLSTDLRNFLNNKRYFIVIDDMRSDQWSTIKSAFPRGVSSRILVTTKIKSVAKSCSSTNGYIHRMTRLDKKHSKQLFLKEACPVEYSEYMGPDLAAILKKCDGQPLALTTVGQFMGKKSWPTGHDCEDVCNQERFYHLQSGDDTLDRMHKVLIHDYTSLPSHALKACFLYFAMFPSDHPVRAKRLKRQWLAEGFLQPTNLCTDLAAENFEKLLDQNIIEPIDVSNNTIVKTCKTYGMMHEYITLKSLYENFITLFDGGELHPKNARRVSLRHNTITDDATLNIDLSVIRSLIVFGEAGKTMLNFNKYQLLRVLDLEDCTDLQNDHLREICNLLLLKYLSLGENVTILPKEIKQLKLLETLNLRRTNIKILPTEVIQLPHIIHLFGKFKLPDKTINDELQKFLTSAKCKVQTLAGFLVDESDGFAELMGHMKKLRKVKIWCESSATSSKLTILQKAIQEFIHDDKDASNDPRSLSLHLDGCSEDFLKELKAPCYLRSLKLQGRLLELPGFVTALRRLRELCLQSTKLTADLLSALTNLKHLQYLKLIADELEEITIKNKALPRLLCLCIVLQHPTFPKIEEGALPFLESLQLLCKEMDGLSGIQIKGFTRLREVTLDIRVNNSTKVNWVRVTKEHPNKPKVLLLKRAVPTEVYLGGASASFGTTENGIVNCSVLSEGQQVQETDTQMPHDEPNSVFSNIGHPVVCAAGSSIAGNGTMAS